The Sulfurospirillum halorespirans DSM 13726 genome has a window encoding:
- a CDS encoding response regulator transcription factor: MKILLLEDELMLRSSIEEYLEALGHKVIAFGNGEEAYEAIKKDAFDLLLLDINIPKMSGLSLLKALNEIEHAFPTIFISANVDIDDISQAFELGASDYLKKPFHLKELGLRIDKIKKESAIKNLKHIILNSKYVFSKEEQMLFYNNTVQVLTKKQLQIVTLLSENMGVVVDFEKFRTYVWNDEPIDNASIRAEISRFRKLLKEDFIINLKGVGYKIEKYFPEKNR; encoded by the coding sequence ATGAAAATTTTACTGCTAGAAGATGAGTTGATGTTACGAAGTTCCATTGAGGAGTATTTAGAAGCGTTGGGGCACAAAGTCATCGCTTTTGGTAACGGCGAAGAGGCGTATGAAGCGATCAAAAAAGATGCGTTTGATCTGTTACTTTTAGACATCAACATTCCTAAAATGAGTGGGCTCAGCCTGCTCAAAGCGCTCAATGAGATCGAACATGCGTTTCCGACCATTTTCATCAGTGCGAATGTGGACATCGATGACATCTCTCAAGCGTTTGAGTTAGGCGCTTCGGATTATCTCAAAAAGCCGTTTCATCTTAAAGAACTGGGGCTTCGCATCGACAAGATCAAAAAAGAATCCGCAATCAAAAACCTCAAACACATCATCTTAAACTCCAAATATGTCTTCTCCAAAGAGGAGCAGATGCTCTTTTACAATAACACTGTTCAGGTGCTTACAAAGAAACAGTTACAAATTGTGACACTACTTTCTGAGAATATGGGTGTGGTCGTTGACTTCGAGAAATTCCGCACCTATGTATGGAACGATGAACCCATCGATAATGCCTCTATTAGGGCTGAAATCAGTCGTTTTCGCAAGCTTCTTAAGGAAGATTTTATCATCAATCTTAAGGGTGTTGGGTACAAGATTGAGAAGTATTTTCCCGAGAAAAACCGCTAA
- a CDS encoding sensor histidine kinase, with translation MLQKRKDTKSINQINFMAILFAGVFAFISACLVIVNEYIDFQKEIKIIEESYIQTQQNSAEAQLLLLHNITQYRFSQSEGLSKEQIYHKLKEDLKALIPPSNGQNYLFLEHSSGKMLYRSAELPVEDVGKDIVVTEHYAPLELILGSGVSTHNIENVLAEKKKAYQDKIINFVLKIYMLTLFLYLVSTVEYRYVSDIMKREIRFIVYSFKKASQSYEFIDMEKIKFQEFQEIVTHANVMIEEIKAKNNALVELNSNLEGIVEQKTVELKRSIDFTQELLEKQDRFVKNAIHEINTPLSIILMNIDLYNLKFETNPYLLKIEAAVKVLDNIYEDLAYVVKKDRVVYEKSMINFSTFLTERVDYFEDVAQGNKLHISTNIAPELFILFNEIELQRICDNNLSNAIKYSYEKQPLHVKLYAHENEVVFEVENRGEKIKAPEQLFNRYYREDEARGGFGLGLNIVKEICDANDVMIEVDSDESKTCFRYRFVRG, from the coding sequence TTGCTTCAAAAACGAAAAGACACCAAAAGCATCAATCAGATTAATTTTATGGCGATTCTTTTTGCAGGCGTTTTTGCGTTTATCTCCGCGTGTTTGGTCATCGTCAATGAATACATCGATTTTCAAAAAGAGATCAAAATCATCGAAGAGAGTTACATTCAGACACAGCAAAACAGTGCAGAAGCCCAACTGCTTTTGCTTCATAACATCACGCAGTACCGTTTTTCTCAAAGCGAAGGGCTTTCCAAAGAGCAGATCTATCACAAACTCAAAGAAGATTTAAAAGCACTCATTCCTCCAAGCAATGGACAAAATTATCTTTTTTTAGAGCACAGCTCGGGGAAAATGCTCTACCGTAGCGCAGAATTGCCTGTGGAAGATGTGGGCAAAGACATCGTTGTTACGGAGCATTATGCGCCACTTGAGCTCATTTTGGGCAGTGGTGTCAGCACACATAACATCGAAAATGTACTGGCGGAAAAGAAGAAAGCGTACCAAGATAAGATCATTAATTTTGTGCTGAAAATCTACATGCTCACACTCTTTTTATACTTGGTGAGCACGGTGGAGTACCGTTATGTGAGTGACATTATGAAGCGTGAAATTCGTTTTATCGTCTACTCGTTTAAAAAAGCGTCTCAAAGTTATGAGTTTATCGATATGGAAAAGATCAAGTTTCAAGAGTTTCAAGAGATCGTCACCCATGCGAACGTGATGATCGAAGAGATTAAAGCCAAAAACAACGCACTTGTGGAGCTTAACAGCAACCTTGAGGGCATTGTCGAGCAAAAGACAGTGGAGCTTAAACGCTCAATTGATTTTACACAGGAGCTCCTTGAAAAACAAGATCGGTTCGTTAAAAACGCGATTCATGAGATCAATACGCCACTTTCGATCATTCTCATGAATATCGATCTGTACAATCTCAAATTTGAAACCAATCCTTATCTGCTCAAAATCGAAGCGGCGGTGAAGGTTCTGGATAACATCTATGAAGATTTGGCGTATGTCGTGAAAAAAGACAGAGTCGTGTACGAAAAAAGTATGATCAACTTTTCGACGTTTTTGACAGAGCGCGTGGATTACTTTGAAGATGTTGCTCAGGGCAATAAACTGCACATCAGCACGAACATCGCACCTGAGCTGTTTATACTCTTCAATGAGATCGAATTACAGCGCATTTGCGACAATAATCTCTCCAATGCGATCAAGTACAGTTACGAAAAACAACCTTTACATGTAAAGCTGTATGCGCATGAAAATGAGGTTGTGTTTGAGGTGGAAAATAGAGGCGAGAAGATCAAAGCGCCTGAGCAATTGTTCAATCGTTATTACAGAGAAGATGAGGCGCGTGGCGGGTTTGGTTTGGGGTTAAACATCGTTAAAGAAATTTGCGATGCGAATGATGTCATGATAGAGGTAGACTCGGATGAATCCAAAACCTGTTTTCGCTACCGTTTTGTGAGAGGATAA
- a CDS encoding agmatine deiminase family protein, protein MKIRIPAEWEEQEALVVVFPPKESDWAHSIKEIHQTYLTFIATIARFQKCMVICEDKTALATSLPNLQNIELIQMPTNDTWIRDFGGINIYKNHKRRTYDFVFNAWGNKFEANLDNTITKQLFEEGYLEGKLKSLDFVLEGGSIDSNGHDVMLSTAYCLFEENRNAHLSKKKIKKTLMELFGLKELIILEHGALMGDDTDSHIDTLARFINKNTIAYVKCYDKKDEHYKELRKMEKELQKTDFHLLPLPLPSAKYFNDHRIPATYMNFVLINNAVLVPTYSDACDAEVLATFERYFPDREVVGIESSVLIREHGSLHCASMNIYKERDDA, encoded by the coding sequence ATGAAAATCCGAATACCTGCCGAATGGGAAGAGCAAGAAGCACTGGTTGTCGTTTTCCCTCCAAAAGAGAGCGACTGGGCACACTCCATTAAAGAGATTCATCAAACCTACTTGACCTTTATCGCAACGATTGCGCGTTTTCAAAAGTGCATGGTCATTTGTGAAGACAAAACAGCACTGGCAACTTCACTGCCCAATTTACAAAACATCGAACTCATCCAAATGCCCACCAATGACACATGGATACGCGATTTTGGTGGCATCAACATCTATAAAAATCATAAACGCCGTACGTATGACTTTGTTTTCAACGCGTGGGGCAATAAATTTGAAGCCAATTTAGACAACACGATTACGAAGCAACTTTTTGAAGAAGGCTATTTGGAAGGCAAACTCAAAAGTTTGGACTTTGTATTGGAGGGCGGAAGCATCGACAGCAACGGTCATGACGTGATGCTCTCAACCGCATATTGTCTTTTTGAAGAGAACCGAAACGCCCATCTTTCTAAAAAGAAGATCAAAAAAACACTGATGGAGCTTTTTGGGCTTAAAGAGCTCATTATCTTAGAACACGGCGCACTCATGGGCGATGACACCGACTCGCACATCGACACGTTGGCTCGTTTTATTAACAAAAACACCATCGCGTACGTGAAGTGTTATGACAAAAAAGATGAACACTACAAAGAGCTTCGTAAAATGGAAAAAGAGCTGCAAAAAACAGACTTTCATCTGCTTCCGCTCCCCCTTCCCTCAGCGAAATACTTCAACGATCACCGCATCCCAGCAACCTACATGAACTTTGTGCTCATTAATAACGCCGTGCTGGTTCCAACCTACTCAGACGCCTGCGATGCAGAAGTTTTAGCGACTTTTGAGCGCTATTTTCCGGATCGTGAGGTCGTTGGCATCGAATCCTCCGTGCTGATTCGAGAACACGGAAGCTTGCATTGCGCTTCCATGAATATTTACAAAGAGAGAGATGACGCATAA
- a CDS encoding cation diffusion facilitator family transporter, translated as MTLQKKATIVSSATATILIVIKLFIGLLSGSVAVLASAIDSVLDLIVSAFNYFAITKAEQPANKKFNYGKGKIEALAAVIEGTVITVSGLFIFYSAIKKALFHEPLERLSESILVMLISLGLTIALVIFLNYVAKKTRSMVVKSDALHYKTDVLSNGAILVSLVLIQVTGFELIDSIMGVIISIYIIHSAYEIIRDGVYILLDASLDEEIVESIKNIILEEKELSDFHYLKTRKSANTNFVDVHLVFSPGISLMRAHHAGDRIEEKIKALIPEGEWVINAHLDPYDDSEINDMRQQVKGEMD; from the coding sequence ATGACTTTGCAGAAAAAAGCGACTATTGTATCGAGTGCTACCGCTACCATTCTTATCGTTATCAAGCTATTTATTGGACTTTTGAGTGGTTCTGTCGCTGTTTTAGCCTCTGCCATCGACTCTGTTTTAGACTTAATTGTCTCAGCCTTTAACTATTTTGCCATCACCAAAGCCGAGCAACCTGCCAATAAAAAGTTCAACTACGGCAAAGGCAAAATCGAAGCGTTAGCCGCGGTTATCGAAGGGACGGTCATTACGGTTTCGGGTCTTTTTATCTTTTACAGCGCCATCAAAAAAGCGCTCTTTCATGAACCCCTCGAACGCTTAAGTGAGTCTATCCTTGTTATGCTCATTTCGCTAGGTCTTACCATTGCTTTGGTCATTTTTCTCAATTACGTTGCCAAAAAAACACGCAGTATGGTCGTAAAGTCTGACGCCCTGCACTACAAAACAGACGTGCTCAGCAATGGCGCCATTTTGGTCTCTTTGGTGCTCATTCAAGTCACAGGATTTGAGCTGATCGACTCCATTATGGGTGTGATTATCTCCATCTACATTATCCATTCAGCGTATGAGATCATTCGCGATGGCGTTTACATTTTGCTGGATGCCTCACTGGATGAAGAGATTGTGGAGAGCATTAAAAACATCATTCTTGAAGAAAAAGAGCTCAGCGATTTTCACTACCTCAAAACCCGAAAATCCGCCAATACCAACTTCGTTGACGTTCACTTGGTTTTTAGCCCAGGTATTTCACTGATGCGAGCGCATCATGCAGGAGATCGGATCGAAGAGAAGATTAAAGCGCTGATACCGGAGGGTGAATGGGTCATCAACGCCCATCTTGACCCTTACGATGACTCCGAAATCAACGATATGAGGCAACAAGTCAAAGGAGAGATGGATTAA
- the feoB gene encoding ferrous iron transport protein B: MNELIIALVGQPNVGKSMLINSIADARLKVGNFSGVTVEKAEVRFMTQNRSIKIVDLPGTYSLNDYTQDERVTKDFLENEHYDLIINVVDATNLERNLYLTTQLLELDKKMIVALNMMDEAHKEGICINHEQLSSILGVPCVKVSAATKRGIGKLLNRAIDVSLFPFEKSKLIYSDVVEEEVEKLSFFLKQKRYKTELAYRDLVLKLLQENPKIYHKMHDEPIWLEFSPLLKEALEHLYLHHETKDVSEIFAEERAAFAKGAVTETVTCKKSVSKNVTEKIDALLIHQFFGIPIFIFLMWGLFQLTFELGSIPMDWIDAFFVALGNYAKTIFGDGELGSMIADGAISGVGAVVMFLPNIVILFFGIALLETTGYMARVAFLLDGFFHRFGLHGKSFIPLVTGFGCSVPAYMSARTLKNDKDRLITLFIIGFMSCGAKLPVYVLFAGAFFAGNNAGNVLFLIYIAGAFIGLIAAKFLKVFVFKGVDEPFVMEMPKYRLPSVRLIWHTVVTKAVMYLKKAGTFILAASLLIWFASNYPKYPTIEESYNQKIELVSSDEEKATLENAKAQLLLEKSFLGMLGKSTDVLFQPIGFDWKMTVALESGLAAKEVVVSTLGVLYALGSDVDEGNEGLISELQKQISFASSVSFIIFVMFYLPCMAASVVFMKESGSYKYLVYLFVFTTVIAWGLAFVGYRIALLF, from the coding sequence ATGAACGAACTCATCATCGCCCTTGTGGGGCAACCCAATGTGGGCAAAAGCATGCTCATCAACTCCATCGCCGATGCGCGCCTCAAAGTAGGCAACTTCTCAGGTGTGACGGTTGAAAAAGCGGAAGTGCGTTTTATGACGCAAAATCGCTCTATCAAAATCGTCGATCTTCCTGGAACTTACTCGCTCAATGACTACACACAAGACGAACGCGTTACGAAAGATTTTTTAGAAAATGAGCATTACGATCTTATCATCAACGTGGTCGATGCGACCAATTTGGAGCGCAATCTTTATCTGACCACGCAACTTTTAGAACTCGATAAAAAGATGATCGTGGCGCTCAATATGATGGACGAAGCCCACAAAGAGGGCATCTGCATCAACCATGAACAGCTCAGCTCCATTCTTGGTGTACCCTGTGTGAAGGTTTCGGCTGCTACGAAAAGAGGGATTGGGAAACTGCTGAATCGTGCGATTGATGTTTCGTTATTTCCGTTTGAAAAATCAAAACTGATTTACAGCGATGTGGTCGAAGAAGAGGTGGAAAAGCTTTCGTTCTTTTTAAAGCAAAAGCGGTATAAAACAGAGCTTGCGTATCGTGATTTGGTGCTCAAACTGTTACAAGAAAATCCAAAAATTTACCATAAAATGCACGATGAACCCATTTGGCTTGAATTCTCACCTTTGCTTAAAGAGGCGCTGGAACATCTTTACTTGCACCATGAGACGAAAGATGTGAGTGAAATTTTTGCGGAAGAGAGAGCTGCTTTTGCCAAAGGGGCGGTGACGGAAACGGTTACATGTAAAAAGAGTGTTTCTAAAAATGTTACTGAGAAAATTGATGCTCTTTTGATTCACCAATTCTTTGGGATTCCTATTTTTATCTTTTTGATGTGGGGGCTTTTCCAACTCACGTTTGAGCTCGGTTCCATTCCGATGGACTGGATCGATGCTTTTTTTGTGGCTCTTGGAAATTATGCCAAAACGATTTTTGGCGACGGAGAACTAGGCTCCATGATCGCCGATGGCGCCATTTCAGGCGTTGGTGCGGTGGTGATGTTTTTACCTAACATCGTCATACTCTTTTTTGGTATCGCGCTTTTGGAAACGACGGGCTATATGGCGCGCGTGGCGTTTTTACTCGATGGCTTTTTTCACCGTTTTGGTCTGCACGGTAAAAGTTTCATTCCGCTTGTGACGGGTTTTGGCTGTTCGGTGCCAGCATATATGAGTGCACGAACCCTTAAAAATGACAAAGATCGGCTCATCACACTTTTTATCATCGGGTTTATGAGTTGTGGGGCGAAGCTTCCTGTGTATGTGCTTTTTGCAGGTGCTTTTTTTGCAGGAAATAATGCGGGAAATGTGCTCTTTCTCATTTATATCGCAGGGGCATTTATCGGTTTGATCGCAGCTAAATTTTTAAAAGTGTTTGTGTTTAAAGGTGTGGACGAACCCTTTGTGATGGAAATGCCAAAGTATCGTTTGCCCTCCGTTAGACTTATCTGGCATACCGTGGTCACGAAGGCTGTCATGTACCTTAAAAAAGCAGGAACATTCATACTAGCGGCTTCACTGCTCATTTGGTTTGCGAGCAATTACCCAAAATACCCAACCATCGAAGAGAGTTATAATCAAAAAATCGAATTAGTCAGCAGCGATGAAGAGAAAGCAACGCTTGAAAATGCAAAAGCGCAACTCTTACTTGAAAAGAGTTTCTTAGGCATGCTTGGCAAATCAACCGATGTTCTGTTTCAACCCATCGGCTTTGACTGGAAAATGACGGTAGCACTCGAATCAGGTCTAGCGGCAAAAGAGGTCGTGGTCTCAACGCTGGGCGTTTTATACGCGCTTGGCTCGGACGTGGATGAGGGTAATGAAGGCTTGATCAGCGAGCTTCAAAAGCAGATCTCATTTGCCTCTTCGGTTTCGTTTATCATCTTTGTGATGTTTTATCTGCCCTGTATGGCAGCCTCGGTTGTTTTTATGAAAGAGAGTGGGAGTTACAAATACCTTGTCTATCTTTTCGTCTTTACGACCGTGATTGCGTGGGGATTGGCATTTGTTGGGTATCGGATAGCGCTACTGTTTTAA
- a CDS encoding FeoA family protein: MITLSEMNAGDNAVVTHIEADGELKQRLFSLGLRRGSHLKIKATSIAKSTMEIEVGSTLLALRFEEAKSIGVQRA; this comes from the coding sequence ATGATAACACTTTCAGAGATGAATGCTGGCGACAACGCTGTCGTTACGCATATAGAAGCCGATGGCGAACTCAAACAGAGACTTTTTTCATTGGGACTTCGCAGGGGAAGTCACCTCAAAATCAAAGCAACCAGTATCGCAAAAAGTACGATGGAGATCGAAGTGGGAAGTACGCTTTTAGCGCTTCGTTTTGAAGAAGCCAAGAGCATCGGAGTGCAAAGAGCATGA
- a CDS encoding carbon-nitrogen hydrolase, giving the protein MKVGLIQHAVESTKEKTLAKTVSLIEKAAKQGAELVVLQELHQDRYFCINEDVDCFDLASSWEADIAFWSGIAKANTVVLVTSLFEKRSAGLYHNTAVVFEKDGTVAGKYRKMHIPDDPGFYEKFYFTPGDMGYNPIQTSVGKLGLLVCWDQWYPEAARLMALKGAEMLIYPTAIGWFDEDAEDEKKRQCDAWETIQRGHAVANGLPVISVNRIGKEADNHGVLDGIRFWGNSFVAGPQGEIIVRASHDKEEVLIVEVDLERGEHVRRIWPFLRDRRIETYGDLTKRFID; this is encoded by the coding sequence ATGAAAGTCGGACTCATCCAACACGCCGTTGAAAGTACCAAAGAAAAAACCCTCGCCAAAACCGTTTCGCTCATCGAAAAAGCCGCCAAACAAGGCGCCGAGCTTGTCGTGCTGCAAGAGCTTCACCAAGACCGCTACTTCTGCATCAACGAAGATGTTGACTGTTTTGACCTTGCCTCTTCGTGGGAAGCTGACATCGCATTTTGGTCAGGCATCGCCAAAGCCAACACCGTCGTTTTAGTCACTTCACTCTTTGAAAAACGCTCCGCCGGACTCTACCACAACACCGCCGTCGTCTTTGAAAAAGATGGCACAGTCGCTGGAAAATACCGAAAAATGCACATCCCCGATGACCCAGGTTTTTACGAAAAATTCTACTTCACTCCGGGTGACATGGGCTACAACCCCATTCAAACCAGTGTCGGCAAATTAGGTCTCCTCGTCTGTTGGGATCAATGGTACCCAGAAGCGGCACGTTTGATGGCGCTCAAAGGGGCTGAAATGCTCATCTACCCCACCGCCATCGGTTGGTTCGATGAAGACGCCGAAGATGAAAAAAAGCGCCAATGTGACGCATGGGAGACCATACAACGCGGTCACGCCGTAGCAAACGGACTTCCTGTCATCAGCGTAAACCGCATCGGCAAAGAAGCTGACAACCACGGTGTACTTGATGGCATCCGCTTCTGGGGCAACTCCTTTGTCGCAGGCCCACAAGGCGAAATAATCGTTCGCGCAAGCCATGACAAAGAAGAAGTACTCATCGTCGAAGTCGATCTTGAAAGAGGCGAACACGTCAGACGCATCTGGCCGTTTTTACGAGACCGCAGAATCGAAACGTATGGGGATTTGACGAAACGATTTATCGACTAA
- a CDS encoding AAA family ATPase, which yields MELVYLWVEEYKNIKNQGFNFSPRFTCEFFPEYDENNKLKDNCELKITPKEHVNIFPTNINVTAIVGANGAGKSSILEFLNEIFRIEYNKNRNLIVDYDHVLNFCLAFKIKNTIYAIKSIDNHDTNSFEESEKIENILEYYHYSNDKSNMSNQILLDDISIAKMLIYDYSKNKNFKLSSFMYIPNQISIQLCDFEKKFEKLISNDKLYPMSKHESDFVYIENMSKEVHHQTDFFHSITDIYHQFLILKLLEKSEETVAFYLSKSDITEQLSDSELLSEEDFKKYFECYKDLLHAPKRDIDTLNSVEKEIYIDKYSDFFEFDFFDEKNRQYSSLSHGEKTLFGQLLNIYYHSEKSKNDNFLFLFDEPEIALHPNWQKSYIQELSTLTQKLEKNYHFIFASHSPFLLSDIPKENVIFLEKDKDGRSKNVTKETKIETFGANIHTLLSHGFFMKDGLIGEFAKEKINKAITILNKQGKLSKSSLAYCEQIISIIGEPILKRQLQRMLDSKRLYKMDEIDRLKADISELHQKLKKLENRK from the coding sequence ATGGAACTGGTTTATTTGTGGGTGGAAGAGTATAAAAACATTAAAAATCAAGGGTTTAATTTTTCACCTAGGTTTACATGTGAGTTTTTTCCTGAATATGATGAAAATAATAAACTAAAAGATAATTGTGAACTAAAAATCACACCAAAAGAGCATGTCAATATTTTCCCTACAAATATTAATGTCACAGCGATTGTTGGGGCAAATGGAGCTGGGAAGAGTAGTATTTTAGAGTTCTTAAATGAAATATTTCGTATTGAATATAATAAAAATAGAAATTTGATTGTAGATTACGATCATGTTCTTAATTTTTGCCTAGCTTTTAAAATAAAAAATACAATCTATGCAATTAAATCAATTGATAATCACGATACTAATTCATTTGAAGAGAGTGAAAAAATTGAAAATATTTTAGAGTATTACCATTACTCAAATGATAAATCAAACATGAGTAACCAAATATTATTGGATGATATTTCAATAGCCAAAATGCTGATATATGATTACTCGAAAAATAAAAATTTCAAATTATCCTCATTTATGTATATACCGAATCAAATATCAATACAACTATGTGATTTTGAAAAAAAATTTGAAAAATTAATTTCAAATGACAAACTCTACCCAATGTCTAAACACGAATCAGATTTTGTTTATATAGAAAATATGAGCAAAGAAGTACATCATCAAACAGATTTTTTTCATTCAATAACAGATATATATCATCAATTTTTAATATTGAAATTGTTAGAAAAATCTGAGGAAACAGTTGCTTTTTACTTATCAAAAAGTGATATTACAGAACAGTTAAGCGATAGTGAGTTACTTAGTGAAGAAGATTTTAAAAAATATTTTGAGTGTTATAAAGATTTACTACATGCCCCTAAAAGAGATATTGATACGTTAAACTCCGTAGAAAAAGAAATATATATTGACAAATATAGCGATTTTTTTGAATTTGATTTTTTTGATGAGAAAAATAGACAATACAGTAGTTTAAGTCATGGTGAAAAAACACTTTTTGGACAATTACTTAATATTTATTACCATTCGGAAAAATCAAAAAATGACAATTTTCTCTTTTTATTTGACGAACCTGAAATAGCGTTGCATCCAAATTGGCAAAAAAGCTATATTCAAGAATTATCCACATTGACTCAAAAACTAGAAAAAAATTATCATTTTATTTTTGCAAGCCATTCCCCATTTTTGCTTTCCGACATCCCTAAAGAAAACGTTATTTTCCTAGAAAAAGATAAGGATGGTAGGTCCAAAAATGTCACTAAAGAAACAAAAATTGAAACCTTTGGAGCTAATATCCACACCCTACTCTCTCATGGTTTTTTTATGAAAGACGGGCTTATAGGCGAATTTGCGAAAGAGAAAATCAATAAAGCTATTACAATTCTAAATAAACAAGGCAAACTCAGTAAAAGTTCTCTTGCATATTGTGAACAAATCATTTCAATTATTGGCGAACCTATACTTAAACGACAACTTCAAAGAATGCTTGATAGCAAAAGGCTTTACAAAATGGACGAGATAGATCGCTTAAAAGCTGATATTTCAGAGCTTCATCAAAAACTAAAAAAATTAGAAAATAGAAAATGA
- a CDS encoding TOBE domain-containing protein, with the protein MKISARNQIVGKVSEIKNGPVNSEVVVATAGGDKIVSVITNGAVVSLGLKVGSEALCIFKAQSVLLAKADIALAVSARNKIKGTISEIKDGAVNCEVIIATAGGLTVTAIVTEDAKKELSLAKGDTVYAIIKASSILVGAN; encoded by the coding sequence ATGAAAATAAGTGCAAGAAATCAAATCGTTGGAAAAGTGTCTGAGATCAAAAATGGTCCTGTAAACAGTGAAGTTGTTGTTGCGACTGCAGGTGGCGATAAAATCGTTTCTGTCATTACCAATGGTGCGGTTGTATCACTTGGTTTAAAAGTTGGTTCTGAAGCGCTTTGTATCTTTAAAGCACAAAGTGTTCTTCTCGCAAAAGCGGACATCGCACTTGCGGTAAGTGCTCGCAATAAAATCAAAGGTACTATTTCTGAGATCAAAGATGGTGCCGTTAATTGTGAGGTTATTATCGCTACTGCTGGTGGTTTAACCGTAACAGCTATCGTGACAGAAGATGCAAAAAAAGAGCTTTCCCTTGCAAAAGGCGACACTGTTTATGCCATCATCAAAGCTTCAAGCATTTTAGTAGGCGCAAACTAA
- a CDS encoding NUDIX domain-containing protein, with translation MKHTIEVLKIEECVHSDYIKPKSMYYLHNSVEKRWDIVDTHNSVAILLYHKDLDSFVFVKQFRPSIYVKNHDGFTFELCAGIVDKDKSLIEIAKEEVLEETGYDVPLDKLQKISSFYTAVGFAGGRQTLYYAILDDTMKVNEGGGIENENIEVIYLKREETVEFMFDESIATTSGLMFALMWYFKTYEK, from the coding sequence ATGAAACATACGATTGAGGTGCTTAAAATCGAGGAGTGCGTGCATTCAGACTACATCAAACCTAAAAGTATGTACTATTTGCACAACAGCGTTGAAAAGCGTTGGGACATCGTCGATACACACAACAGCGTCGCCATTTTGCTCTACCACAAAGATTTAGACTCGTTTGTCTTTGTCAAGCAGTTTCGCCCTTCCATCTATGTTAAAAACCATGACGGTTTTACATTTGAATTGTGTGCGGGCATCGTCGATAAAGACAAAAGCCTCATCGAAATCGCCAAAGAAGAGGTCTTGGAAGAGACAGGGTATGATGTGCCGCTTGACAAACTTCAAAAAATTTCCTCTTTTTACACCGCCGTTGGCTTTGCAGGTGGGAGACAAACGCTGTACTACGCTATTTTGGATGATACGATGAAGGTCAATGAAGGTGGTGGCATCGAAAATGAAAACATCGAAGTGATCTACCTCAAACGTGAAGAGACCGTTGAATTTATGTTTGATGAGAGCATCGCGACCACATCAGGCTTGATGTTCGCGCTGATGTGGTACTTTAAAACCTACGAAAAATAG